The nucleotide window TGGTGGCCGAGGAGGACGCGGGCGCGGTGGTGCCCGAGGTGACGGTCCGCGCGGTGCCGCTGCGGATGACCGACGAGGCGGCGACGGCGGCCATGGTTCGCGCCGCGGTGGAGTTGACGTGAGGCTGGAGATTCTGCCGGTGCTCGGCATCGGTCACGTGACCGAGGGTGACGATCTGGCCGCGGTGATCGCGACCGCCGCGCCGTGGCTGCGCAATGGCGACGTGCTGGTGGTGACCAGCAAGATCGTTTCCAAGGCGGAGGGGCGGCTTGTCGACGTGCCGGCGGACGGGCCGGAACGGCTGGCCGCACGGGACGAGGTCCTGGCCGGCGAGACCGCCCGGGTGGTCGCCAGCCGGGGGGCGACCCGGATCGTGCAGACCCATCACGGCTTCGTGATGGCCTCGGCGGGGATCGACGCGTCGAACGTGGACAAGACCCAACTGGTGCTGCTGCCGGTCGACCCGGACGCTTCGGCGCGGGCTCTGCGCGACGCGCTGCGGGAGCGCTACGACCTGGACCTGGCCGTGATCATCAGCGACACGATGGGCCGGCCCTGGCGCAACGGGCTCACCGACGTGGCGCTCGGCGTGGCCGGGATGCCGGCCATTCGGGACCACCGGGGCGAGGTCGACCCGTACGGCAACGAGTTGCAGTTGACCCAGATGGCAGTGGTGGACGAGCTGGCGGGTGCCGGTGAGCTGATCAAGGGCAAGTGCGATCAGGTCCCCGTGGCGGTGGTGCGGGGTTACCTGCCCGCCACCAGCCCGGACGACGCCGGTGGCGCGCGGGCGCTGATCCGCGACGCGGCACAGGACCTGTTCTCGCTCGGTACCGCCGAGGCGCGCGCCGCCGGGCTGGCCGACGCCGCAACCCTGGCCGATGGTCCCGGTCCGACGCCGGCCGACCTGACCGTGGTACGCCGGGCGATCGACGCGGTCGCCGGGGTGGTCGCCCCCGGCACGGTCTTCACTCTTGTCGACGAGGCCGAGGTACGCGCCGGTCTGGTCGCCGAGATGCCCGGGTGGCCGGACGGGGCCGACCTGCTGCTCGGTTCGGCCCCGACGCCCGTCGAGCCGATGGGTCTGGTCCGTTTCGGCGCCGACCTGCACCGACTGCGCGCCGCCCTGGCCGCCGAGGGCGTCGGGTCGACTCTGTTGCCGCCACCGCCCGGCAGCCCGGCGAGCGCGGCGCTCGCGCTGTAGCCGGTGCGGAACGGCCGGGTCACGCG belongs to Micromonospora ureilytica and includes:
- a CDS encoding coenzyme F420-0:L-glutamate ligase; the encoded protein is MRLEILPVLGIGHVTEGDDLAAVIATAAPWLRNGDVLVVTSKIVSKAEGRLVDVPADGPERLAARDEVLAGETARVVASRGATRIVQTHHGFVMASAGIDASNVDKTQLVLLPVDPDASARALRDALRERYDLDLAVIISDTMGRPWRNGLTDVALGVAGMPAIRDHRGEVDPYGNELQLTQMAVVDELAGAGELIKGKCDQVPVAVVRGYLPATSPDDAGGARALIRDAAQDLFSLGTAEARAAGLADAATLADGPGPTPADLTVVRRAIDAVAGVVAPGTVFTLVDEAEVRAGLVAEMPGWPDGADLLLGSAPTPVEPMGLVRFGADLHRLRAALAAEGVGSTLLPPPPGSPASAALAL